In Eubacteriales bacterium, a single window of DNA contains:
- a CDS encoding phosphodiester glycosidase family protein: MQTYTADEIDIDEIKSKGAYQAWTFGPMLLDGGQPMEEFNSDLNARNPRTAIGYYEPGHYCFVVVDGRQPGYSNGYSLKALSQLFYNLGCKAAFNLDGGQTSEMVFEGDFFNQPYNGGRSVSDILYIVDE; encoded by the coding sequence ATGCAGACGTATACAGCAGATGAGATAGATATAGATGAAATAAAGAGTAAAGGCGCATATCAAGCTTGGACATTTGGGCCGATGCTTTTAGACGGCGGACAGCCAATGGAAGAATTTAATTCCGATCTTAATGCAAGGAACCCAAGAACCGCTATTGGATACTACGAACCTGGCCATTATTGCTTTGTAGTAGTGGATGGTAGGCAGCCTGGATATTCAAACGGATACTCTTTAAAGGCCCTATCGCAGCTCTTTTACAACTTAGGTTGTAAGGCAGCCTTTAATCTAGACGGCGGCCAGACTTCAGAAATGGTTTTCGAAGGCGATTTTTTTAATCAGCCATACAATGGAGGAAGAAGCGTTAGCGATATTTTATATATCGTAGATGAATAA